The following proteins come from a genomic window of Pyxidicoccus sp. MSG2:
- a CDS encoding TetR/AcrR family transcriptional regulator — MRRTTSRPPEPTPFRSLEDIRKRQRGPGLSAEDWADAALWSLADGVEALSVERLARGLGVTKGGFYWHFKDRADVLQAALARWEQLATTDTIQRLESLPEPRERLRQLLTLTFEPGPHGRIEVAIVAGAAADPRIQPVLARVSQRRIDYLVKLYRALGLPAREARNWALQAYSTYVGLLHLAIASPETLSSSRARADYVQHVARTLMPA, encoded by the coding sequence ATGAGACGCACTACTTCCCGCCCGCCGGAGCCCACGCCCTTCCGGAGCCTCGAGGACATCCGCAAGCGGCAACGGGGACCGGGGCTGTCAGCGGAAGACTGGGCGGATGCCGCCCTCTGGAGCCTCGCGGACGGCGTGGAGGCCCTGTCGGTGGAGCGGCTGGCCCGTGGCCTGGGCGTGACGAAGGGCGGCTTCTACTGGCACTTCAAGGACCGCGCGGACGTGCTCCAGGCCGCGCTCGCGCGCTGGGAACAACTGGCGACCACGGACACCATCCAGCGGCTGGAGTCCCTGCCGGAGCCCAGGGAGCGACTGCGCCAGTTGCTGACGCTGACGTTCGAGCCGGGGCCGCACGGGAGGATTGAGGTCGCCATCGTCGCGGGTGCCGCCGCGGACCCGCGCATCCAGCCGGTCCTCGCGCGGGTGTCGCAGCGGCGCATCGACTACCTGGTGAAGCTGTACCGGGCGCTCGGCCTGCCGGCCCGCGAGGCGCGCAACTGGGCCCTGCAGGCGTATTCCACGTACGTGGGCCTCCTGCACCTCGCCATCGCCAGCCCGGAGACGCTGAGCTCGAGCCGCGCCCGCGCCGACTACGTCCAGCACGTGGCCCGGACGCTGATGCCGGCGTGA
- a CDS encoding DUF3858 domain-containing protein, producing MRTFRSGLAALAVLATLTGCPRASSSVTPHVLESAAERAQKGTDEARTLALAGFHAYLVAGDTALAQQRFDAAVAKDAGDAYALAGQHLMARRAGRTDRALTAALELAARSPQHPLAVFAARYVLDSVGTSKALDDDILQGVDRALAAGAAGEAAFLLRGARLSVQVVRGDAKARDAALRELGGVGEASLVGPFSPFHVLSWEEEDPVRKTGSLAGPFTGAFGPLTPRTLRAPDGRLDLGGEPGEGDLYLMAFDAEVTEPGAYVVRSVSGTSHQVLLDGTPLLERRGWQRAASTVTARTVDLPAGKHRFLVRQLKAGTSGVLTFSLLRVDGRPSGVRFTAATGPAPQPWGQGPEASDETPGVYPTAESLKAALEGEAGGLLATVLAVRDGMGRDADGSRRLMAALEANTPALLALRAELSAVDRTVPTKVARGRSTRDLEAVLAKDAGNVSALLVRADLFLDDGQPAAAMETLKAVDATKGPPPYLVSLTRARAALALEVESLAEESLQAALDAQPGLCEALGLQYSLARRRDAVERGDTLVEAQRGCPGMVVRQAEHARTRGDMEAAAKLYVDLLARDPASVSTGTSLANLYVALRRYDDATAVLRELAKVWPRNADLVKRMADVREYAGQPADALALREKALAMEGDDLSLRRAVERAKTGREVLQDQAIDGREAIRAYEAEPISSGSVSAFVLDAAAVRVYPDGSIVNRIHTVQKALEQSGIQDIAEVTVPRGAQVLALRTLKADGRVLEPENIEGKDTVSLPGVQVGDYIEVEYLLAEGPRGPAQPGFTASAFYFQIANQPNAWTTYTVVAPKGIGMKVDAHGMKAPAPKVEGDVEVFHYEARRVPPFIAEPDSPPSSNEYLPFVLVGAGATGNDGLVRVYGDVFQDRWTRTAEVEAFARKAAEGKQGLEAVKALHAAAMQRFSGRDSGLGQSASSTVAQDRGSRLMVMKAGLDVLGIPARVVAIRTFNTDPAPYLFPQDSLLPFAALRVDLPGSEPVWVDTSVRFGPFGELPEAAMGGREAYLLPEPGKPLEKVETPPMKEAPGKEVRLSLKLAADGQLTGKGEEVYSGFEAAQIAEAFSQLSAESRNQALQGAVARYFGGASLSGVKLEHEEQVGAPFVLHYEFTVPRFGRQEGDKRMALGPLTFPAQLGRRYVQLSTRSTPLFIDNTEASRTQVALELPGGWKLTDPQASLNVDSPFGRFSRAEKQEGNTLTINESLRVPRTRVAPKQYEQFSGFTGDVDLIQTRELVLVKQ from the coding sequence ATGCGCACCTTCCGAAGCGGTCTCGCCGCGCTCGCAGTCCTCGCAACCCTGACGGGTTGCCCCCGCGCCTCCTCTTCCGTCACGCCGCACGTCCTCGAGTCCGCCGCCGAGCGGGCCCAGAAGGGCACCGACGAGGCGCGCACGCTCGCGCTCGCGGGCTTCCACGCGTACCTGGTGGCGGGTGACACCGCGCTGGCGCAGCAGCGCTTCGACGCGGCCGTGGCGAAGGACGCGGGAGACGCGTACGCACTGGCCGGGCAGCACCTCATGGCCCGGCGCGCGGGACGCACGGACCGGGCGCTGACGGCCGCGCTGGAACTGGCGGCGCGCTCGCCCCAACACCCGCTGGCGGTGTTCGCCGCGCGCTACGTGCTGGACTCGGTGGGCACGTCGAAGGCGCTGGACGACGACATCCTCCAGGGCGTGGACCGGGCGCTGGCGGCGGGCGCGGCGGGCGAGGCCGCGTTCCTCTTGCGCGGCGCGCGCCTGTCCGTGCAGGTGGTGCGGGGCGACGCGAAGGCGCGGGACGCGGCGCTGCGCGAACTGGGCGGCGTGGGCGAGGCATCCCTCGTGGGCCCCTTCTCCCCCTTCCACGTGCTGTCGTGGGAGGAAGAAGACCCGGTGCGCAAGACGGGCTCACTGGCGGGGCCCTTCACCGGTGCCTTCGGTCCGCTCACCCCGCGCACGCTGCGCGCGCCGGACGGGCGGCTGGACCTGGGCGGCGAGCCGGGCGAGGGCGACCTGTACCTGATGGCCTTCGACGCGGAAGTCACGGAGCCGGGCGCGTACGTGGTGCGCTCGGTGAGCGGCACGTCGCACCAGGTGCTGCTGGACGGGACGCCGCTGCTGGAGCGCCGGGGCTGGCAGCGCGCCGCCTCCACCGTCACCGCGCGCACGGTGGACCTGCCCGCGGGCAAGCACCGCTTCCTCGTCCGCCAGCTCAAGGCCGGCACCTCCGGCGTGCTCACCTTCTCCCTGCTGCGCGTGGACGGGCGTCCCTCCGGCGTGCGCTTCACCGCCGCCACCGGGCCCGCGCCCCAGCCGTGGGGCCAGGGGCCGGAAGCCTCCGACGAGACGCCGGGTGTCTACCCCACGGCGGAGTCGCTGAAGGCGGCGCTGGAGGGAGAGGCGGGAGGCCTGCTCGCCACCGTGCTCGCGGTGCGCGACGGCATGGGGCGGGACGCGGACGGCTCGCGGCGGCTGATGGCGGCGTTGGAGGCCAACACGCCGGCCCTGCTGGCGCTGCGCGCGGAGCTGTCCGCCGTGGACCGCACCGTGCCCACCAAGGTGGCGCGCGGCCGGTCCACGCGGGATTTGGAGGCGGTGCTGGCGAAGGACGCGGGCAACGTGTCCGCGCTGCTGGTGCGCGCGGACCTCTTCCTGGATGACGGCCAGCCGGCCGCGGCGATGGAGACGCTGAAGGCGGTGGACGCGACGAAGGGCCCGCCCCCGTACCTCGTGTCGCTGACACGGGCGCGCGCGGCGCTGGCGCTGGAAGTGGAGTCGCTGGCGGAGGAGTCGCTGCAGGCCGCGCTGGATGCGCAGCCGGGCCTGTGCGAAGCGCTGGGCCTCCAGTACAGCCTGGCGCGCCGGCGCGACGCGGTGGAGCGCGGGGACACGCTGGTGGAGGCGCAGCGCGGCTGCCCCGGCATGGTGGTGCGGCAGGCGGAGCACGCGCGCACCCGGGGCGACATGGAGGCCGCGGCGAAGCTGTACGTGGACCTGCTGGCCAGGGACCCGGCCAGCGTGAGCACCGGCACCTCGCTGGCCAACCTCTACGTGGCCCTGCGCCGCTACGACGACGCCACGGCGGTGCTGCGCGAGCTGGCGAAGGTGTGGCCGCGCAACGCGGACCTGGTGAAGCGCATGGCGGACGTGCGCGAGTACGCGGGCCAGCCGGCCGACGCGCTGGCGCTGCGTGAGAAGGCGCTGGCCATGGAGGGGGATGACCTGTCCCTGCGCCGCGCGGTGGAGCGCGCGAAGACGGGCCGCGAGGTGTTGCAGGACCAGGCCATCGACGGGCGGGAGGCCATCCGCGCGTACGAGGCGGAGCCCATCTCCAGCGGCAGCGTGTCGGCCTTCGTGCTGGACGCGGCGGCGGTGCGCGTCTACCCGGACGGCAGCATCGTCAACCGCATCCACACGGTGCAGAAGGCGCTGGAGCAGTCCGGCATACAGGACATCGCCGAAGTCACGGTGCCGCGCGGCGCGCAGGTGCTGGCGCTGCGCACGCTGAAGGCGGACGGCCGCGTCCTGGAGCCGGAGAACATCGAGGGCAAGGACACGGTGAGCCTGCCGGGCGTGCAGGTGGGTGACTACATCGAGGTGGAGTACCTGCTGGCCGAGGGGCCTCGTGGCCCCGCGCAGCCGGGCTTCACCGCGTCCGCGTTCTACTTCCAGATTGCCAACCAGCCGAACGCGTGGACGACGTACACCGTCGTGGCCCCCAAGGGCATCGGCATGAAGGTGGACGCGCACGGGATGAAGGCGCCCGCTCCGAAGGTGGAGGGCGACGTGGAGGTCTTCCACTACGAGGCGCGCCGGGTGCCGCCGTTCATCGCCGAGCCGGATTCGCCGCCGTCCTCCAACGAGTACCTGCCCTTCGTGCTGGTGGGCGCCGGGGCCACGGGCAACGACGGGCTGGTGCGCGTCTACGGCGACGTGTTCCAGGACCGGTGGACGCGCACGGCGGAGGTGGAGGCCTTCGCGCGCAAGGCGGCCGAGGGCAAGCAGGGACTGGAGGCGGTGAAGGCGCTGCACGCGGCGGCGATGCAGCGCTTCTCCGGGCGGGACTCGGGGCTGGGCCAGTCCGCGTCGTCCACGGTGGCGCAGGACCGGGGCAGCCGGCTGATGGTGATGAAGGCCGGGCTGGACGTGCTGGGGATTCCGGCGCGGGTGGTGGCCATCCGCACCTTCAACACGGACCCGGCGCCGTACCTCTTCCCGCAGGACAGCCTCCTGCCGTTCGCCGCGCTCCGCGTGGACTTGCCGGGCAGCGAGCCGGTGTGGGTGGACACGTCGGTGCGCTTCGGCCCCTTCGGCGAGCTGCCGGAGGCGGCCATGGGCGGGCGCGAGGCGTACCTGCTGCCGGAGCCCGGCAAGCCGCTGGAGAAGGTGGAGACGCCGCCCATGAAGGAGGCGCCCGGCAAGGAGGTGCGGCTGAGCCTGAAGCTGGCCGCGGACGGGCAGCTCACCGGCAAGGGCGAGGAGGTCTATTCCGGGTTCGAGGCCGCGCAGATTGCCGAGGCCTTCAGCCAGCTGTCGGCGGAGAGCCGCAACCAGGCGCTCCAGGGCGCGGTGGCGCGGTACTTCGGCGGGGCGTCGCTGTCCGGCGTGAAGCTGGAGCACGAGGAGCAGGTGGGCGCGCCCTTCGTGCTGCACTACGAGTTCACCGTGCCGCGCTTCGGCCGGCAGGAGGGTGACAAGCGGATGGCGCTGGGCCCCCTCACCTTCCCCGCGCAGCTCGGCCGCCGCTACGTGCAGCTGAGCACGCGCAGCACGCCGCTCTTCATCGACAACACCGAGGCCAGCCGCACGCAGGTGGCGCTGGAGCTGCCGGGCGGCTGGAAGCTGACGGACCCGCAGGCGTCGCTCAACGTGGACAGCCCCTTCGGCAGGTTCAGCCGCGCGGAGAAGCAGGAGGGCAACACCCTCACCATCAACGAGTCGCTGCGGGTGCCTCGCACCCGCGTCGCGCCGAAGCAGTACGAGCAGTTCTCCGGCTTCACCGGCGACGTGGACCTCATCCAGACGCGCGAGCTGGTGCTGGTGAAGCAGTAG
- a CDS encoding GAF domain-containing protein, which produces MIEAFAKVSEASKMLLDKGLGAATGGEALRMVGHALGVDRAYIFENRVHGTYGRFITDMRHAWAEAPTPSPLANPVLRAFSFRDFAPGWVDMLEAGMVVACPTRDAPPMMKDLLERQGTQSVLLCPIHPSRQQWWGVVGFEDCQRPRAWRPEDISLLKSLSRAVAASVRHGQMRSSLDQVRNSLRQAVGRTPVSGH; this is translated from the coding sequence ATGATTGAAGCCTTCGCGAAGGTGTCAGAAGCCTCGAAGATGCTCCTGGACAAGGGCCTGGGCGCGGCCACCGGCGGCGAGGCGCTCCGCATGGTGGGCCACGCGCTCGGCGTGGACCGGGCCTACATCTTCGAGAACCGCGTCCACGGCACGTACGGCCGCTTCATCACCGACATGCGCCACGCCTGGGCGGAGGCGCCCACGCCGTCGCCTCTGGCCAACCCGGTGCTGCGCGCCTTCTCCTTCCGGGACTTCGCGCCGGGCTGGGTGGACATGCTGGAGGCGGGCATGGTGGTGGCCTGCCCCACCCGCGACGCGCCGCCGATGATGAAGGACCTGCTGGAGCGCCAGGGCACGCAGTCGGTGCTGCTGTGCCCCATCCACCCCTCGCGGCAGCAGTGGTGGGGCGTGGTGGGTTTCGAGGACTGCCAGCGTCCCCGCGCCTGGAGGCCGGAGGACATCAGCCTCCTCAAGTCGCTGTCGCGCGCGGTGGCCGCGTCGGTGCGCCACGGACAGATGCGCTCGTCGCTGGACCAGGTCCGCAACAGCCTGCGCCAGGCGGTGGGCCGCACCCCGGTGTCCGGACACTGA
- a CDS encoding sigma-54-dependent transcriptional regulator, whose product MSTARILVVDDDPQARDLLQRLLGTLGTVTQAADPKRAAERLAEGPFDLVMTDMAMPEPGDGLKVLQAVKTHLPDTPVIVVTAFGNIEGALDSIQQGAFDYLAKPFDVDAILRVARRALEQKRLVEENRSLRQQVERTSLVLVGRSPALLEVYKHVARAAASHVPVLITGETGTGKEMVARALHKRSPRAGGPFIPVDCGAITESLMESELFGHAKGSFTGASGARRGVFEEASGGTLFLDEIGDVGMKVQSQLLRVLQEGEIRRVGESIPVKVDVRVVAATNKDLKARVAEGHFREDLLYRLDVVHLHLPPLRERREDVPALVEHFAARHARGGVRPVVTPEAMTRLTGYDWPGNVRQLENVVARALALNVTGVLGPQDFPEPIGDATQKLTGLAGDMPSLAELSRRYAAHVLQHVGGNKSEAARLLDVDRKTLYKLLESEGGAES is encoded by the coding sequence ATGAGCACAGCCCGCATCCTCGTGGTGGACGATGACCCCCAGGCTCGCGACCTGCTCCAGCGGTTGCTGGGCACGCTGGGGACGGTGACGCAGGCGGCGGACCCGAAGCGCGCGGCGGAGCGGCTGGCGGAGGGGCCGTTCGACCTGGTGATGACGGACATGGCCATGCCCGAGCCGGGGGATGGCTTGAAGGTCCTGCAGGCGGTGAAGACGCACCTGCCGGACACGCCGGTCATCGTGGTGACGGCCTTCGGCAACATCGAGGGGGCGCTGGACAGCATCCAGCAGGGCGCGTTCGACTACCTGGCGAAGCCGTTCGACGTGGACGCGATTCTGCGCGTGGCGCGGCGGGCGCTGGAGCAGAAGCGACTGGTGGAGGAGAACCGCTCGCTGCGGCAGCAGGTGGAGCGCACCTCGCTGGTGCTGGTGGGGCGCAGCCCGGCGCTGCTGGAGGTGTACAAACACGTGGCGCGCGCGGCGGCGAGCCACGTGCCGGTGCTGATTACGGGCGAGACGGGGACGGGGAAGGAGATGGTGGCGCGGGCGCTGCACAAGCGCTCGCCACGCGCGGGTGGGCCGTTCATCCCGGTGGACTGCGGGGCGATTACCGAGTCGCTGATGGAGAGCGAGCTGTTCGGCCACGCGAAGGGGAGCTTCACGGGCGCCTCGGGCGCGCGGCGGGGCGTCTTCGAGGAGGCGAGCGGCGGGACGCTCTTCCTGGACGAGATTGGCGACGTGGGGATGAAGGTGCAGTCGCAGCTCCTGCGCGTCCTGCAGGAGGGCGAGATTCGCCGCGTGGGCGAGAGCATCCCGGTGAAGGTGGACGTGCGGGTGGTGGCGGCGACGAACAAGGATTTGAAGGCGCGGGTGGCGGAGGGGCACTTCCGCGAGGATTTGCTGTACCGGCTGGACGTGGTGCACCTGCACCTGCCGCCGCTGCGCGAGCGGCGCGAGGACGTGCCGGCGCTGGTGGAGCACTTCGCGGCGAGGCACGCGCGGGGTGGAGTGCGGCCGGTGGTGACGCCGGAGGCGATGACCCGGCTGACGGGCTACGACTGGCCGGGCAACGTGCGGCAGTTGGAGAACGTGGTGGCGCGGGCGCTGGCGCTGAACGTGACGGGCGTGCTCGGGCCGCAGGACTTCCCGGAGCCCATCGGTGATGCGACACAGAAGCTCACGGGGCTGGCGGGGGACATGCCGAGCCTGGCGGAGTTGTCGCGCCGGTACGCGGCACACGTGCTTCAGCACGTGGGCGGGAACAAGAGCGAGGCGGCGCGGCTGCTCGATGTGGACCGCAAGACGCTCTACAAATTGCTGGAGTCAGAGGGCGGGGCGGAGTCGTAG
- a CDS encoding DUF2867 domain-containing protein yields the protein MRVTNGSLLMITGAWVLVLLGLRVLFQSRPSTRLPEVLRPFAQGADHVDVKTVESEATLREFLAGLMSYQPAWVTALYGVRAVFVRLLGMRQHGLPRPQHLRPEDIPMTPGSAAAFFTVRHAEEEHVWVVAVADKHLEATLAVVVEPEPTGGPRRRFHVVTLVHYRNWAGPVYFNVIRPFHHLVVGGMARKAASVG from the coding sequence ATGCGAGTGACGAACGGGTCGCTGCTGATGATCACCGGAGCGTGGGTCCTCGTTCTGCTGGGCCTCCGGGTGCTCTTCCAGTCGCGACCGTCCACCCGGCTACCGGAGGTGCTGCGCCCCTTCGCGCAGGGCGCGGACCACGTGGACGTGAAGACGGTGGAGTCGGAAGCCACGCTGCGCGAGTTCCTCGCGGGCCTGATGTCGTACCAGCCGGCGTGGGTGACGGCCCTGTACGGCGTGCGCGCCGTCTTCGTGCGGCTGCTGGGGATGCGCCAGCACGGCCTGCCCCGGCCCCAGCACCTGCGGCCGGAGGACATCCCGATGACTCCGGGCAGCGCGGCCGCGTTCTTCACGGTGCGCCACGCCGAGGAGGAGCACGTCTGGGTCGTGGCCGTGGCGGACAAGCACCTGGAGGCCACGCTGGCCGTCGTCGTGGAGCCAGAGCCCACCGGGGGCCCGCGGCGGCGCTTCCACGTCGTGACGCTGGTGCACTACCGGAACTGGGCCGGGCCCGTGTACTTCAACGTCATCCGGCCCTTCCACCACCTCGTCGTCGGCGGCATGGCCCGCAAGGCGGCGAGCGTCGGGTGA
- a CDS encoding ATP-binding protein, which translates to MSSRTPIRGYRAGFFFVVVLLSAVTSFTLWTEVRTGRQVDALVQEALERAGLIGRIRVDALSLESAIEAHIRATDDAERGAADAVMEEILGDIRASSEAYTRNLPPGEKAVWHRFNAGCQGLADQVRAAAVLSQRREADRARRHLAERIRPLAAELDTLAGTLAQENTDQARELVGRLADLRVRNTALGASATLLALLLSLGVGWHITSLLKRQDATIQGQLEELGRHNQELDAFTRRVAHDLISPLAPLKGYLTLIRRTGAVKDAGALEMLAQCESSALRMGELIEALLRFCRAGTRGERTVGELDTAVTTVLLEVAQTAAAQGVALERDLSPGVVVDCPGQLLQVGARNLLTNAVKYTAGRAEPKVKVRVSTEGEEAVLEVEDNGIGMAPATLASLFQPFFRAPEVRALPGHGLGLVTTKRVVEAHGGTLVVRSEEGRGTRVVVRFPRVVRPVAAGGIGESQVASAASGMRKVGT; encoded by the coding sequence GTGAGCTCTCGCACGCCCATCCGCGGCTACCGCGCCGGCTTCTTCTTCGTGGTGGTGCTGCTGTCCGCCGTCACCTCCTTCACACTGTGGACGGAGGTGCGCACGGGTCGGCAGGTGGACGCGCTGGTGCAGGAGGCGCTGGAGCGCGCGGGCCTCATCGGCCGCATCCGCGTGGACGCGCTGTCGCTGGAGTCCGCGATTGAAGCGCACATCCGCGCCACCGACGATGCCGAGCGCGGCGCGGCGGACGCGGTGATGGAGGAAATCCTCGGCGACATCCGCGCCTCGTCGGAGGCGTACACGCGCAACCTGCCCCCGGGAGAGAAGGCGGTGTGGCATCGCTTCAACGCCGGGTGTCAGGGGCTGGCGGACCAGGTGCGCGCGGCGGCGGTGTTGTCGCAGCGGCGGGAGGCGGACCGGGCGCGGCGCCACCTGGCCGAGCGCATCCGCCCGCTGGCCGCGGAGCTGGACACGCTGGCCGGCACGCTGGCCCAGGAGAACACGGACCAGGCGCGCGAGCTGGTGGGCCGGCTCGCCGACCTGCGCGTGCGCAACACCGCCCTGGGCGCGAGCGCCACGCTGCTGGCGCTGCTCTTGTCCCTGGGAGTGGGCTGGCACATCACCTCGCTGCTCAAGCGCCAGGACGCCACGATTCAGGGGCAATTGGAGGAGCTGGGCCGGCACAACCAGGAACTGGACGCCTTCACCCGGCGCGTGGCGCACGACCTCATCTCGCCGCTGGCGCCGCTCAAGGGCTACCTCACGCTCATCCGCCGCACCGGCGCGGTGAAGGACGCGGGCGCGCTGGAGATGCTGGCGCAGTGCGAGTCCAGCGCGCTGCGCATGGGCGAGCTGATTGAGGCGCTGCTGCGCTTCTGCCGCGCGGGCACGCGGGGTGAGCGCACGGTGGGCGAGCTGGACACGGCCGTCACCACGGTGCTGCTGGAGGTGGCGCAGACGGCGGCGGCGCAGGGCGTGGCGCTGGAGCGTGACTTGTCGCCGGGCGTGGTGGTGGACTGCCCGGGGCAGTTGTTGCAGGTGGGCGCGCGCAACCTCCTGACGAACGCGGTGAAGTACACGGCGGGCCGGGCGGAGCCGAAGGTGAAGGTGCGGGTGTCCACCGAGGGCGAGGAGGCGGTGCTGGAGGTGGAGGACAACGGCATCGGCATGGCGCCGGCGACGCTGGCCTCGCTCTTCCAGCCCTTCTTCCGCGCGCCGGAGGTGCGGGCCCTGCCGGGCCATGGGCTGGGGCTCGTCACGACGAAGCGCGTGGTGGAGGCGCACGGCGGCACGCTGGTGGTGCGCTCGGAAGAGGGGAGGGGCACGCGGGTGGTGGTGCGCTTTCCCCGCGTGGTGCGCCCGGTGGCGGCGGGTGGCATCGGTGAGTCGCAGGTGGCCTCCGCCGCTTCCGGAATGCGCAAGGTCGGCACATGA
- a CDS encoding serine/threonine-protein kinase, whose protein sequence is MSSIDPTAISRPRSPDLISGYHLEKLVGSGGMGEVHKATQLSLGRTVAVKLLNPELAKDPAFIARFQKEAAALATLSHPHIVSIVDKGKTETTYYLVMEFVDGPSLRELIRAPELDVMGALRRMLEICRAIEYAHGRGVIHRDLKPENILLDQQAGGIAKVSDFGLASFLADASPSSRYALTSTHVSMGTLSYMAPEQRVDAKNADARADIFSLGVILYEWLTGEVPLGTFDPPSRRKPGLDARLDNIVTRCLKPDPDDRYPSVTALIADLEVMVPGSLPSLLPVKQTRMQRFRQGVRKVVRRARQTAEVLTVLAALGVLGVAWLRTTERPVQLQPGAALTGELGPQSPRTGPGRLETGQEKRTVSVGDGPDPLSLLVAGRAVEFEEKALVFPPEDGQSRMGLARVDVVGMDGDIASLSARVRAETPPLTWERRARAVAFGPPPDPVATLLLLGSKGRYVALVHNGAGEPLRLEWALGERRGTMLGLASPEGEAALEIKVDADGILQAYLGRGKDQRAIAEPLDLGPGWMEHFGDGPERGPGMAERSSGGPVPAFGCIEGTCRAEGLTYIVRQAPPPGTTAPVPPVPVVRTVAATTVPAKAVPPKKVTPPPPPRKQPVKAPPKGGKRR, encoded by the coding sequence ATGTCCTCAATCGACCCCACCGCGATCAGCCGGCCACGCTCTCCGGACCTCATCAGCGGCTACCACCTCGAGAAGCTGGTCGGTAGCGGAGGCATGGGAGAGGTACACAAGGCCACCCAGCTCTCGCTGGGCCGCACGGTGGCCGTGAAGCTGCTCAACCCGGAGCTGGCGAAGGACCCGGCCTTCATCGCGCGCTTCCAGAAGGAAGCCGCCGCCCTGGCCACGCTGAGCCACCCGCACATCGTCTCCATCGTCGACAAGGGCAAGACGGAGACCACCTATTACCTGGTGATGGAGTTCGTGGACGGCCCGTCGCTGCGCGAGCTGATCCGCGCGCCGGAGCTGGACGTCATGGGCGCGCTGCGGCGGATGCTCGAAATCTGCCGGGCCATCGAGTACGCGCACGGCCGCGGCGTCATCCACCGGGACTTGAAGCCGGAGAACATCCTGCTGGACCAGCAGGCCGGCGGCATCGCCAAGGTGTCGGACTTCGGGCTGGCCTCGTTCCTCGCGGATGCGAGCCCCTCCTCGCGCTACGCGCTCACGTCCACGCACGTGTCCATGGGCACGCTGTCGTACATGGCGCCCGAGCAGCGCGTGGACGCGAAGAACGCGGACGCGCGCGCGGACATCTTCTCGCTGGGCGTCATCCTCTACGAGTGGCTCACCGGCGAGGTGCCGCTGGGGACGTTCGACCCGCCGTCGCGGCGCAAGCCGGGGCTGGACGCGCGGCTGGACAACATCGTCACCCGGTGCCTCAAGCCGGACCCGGACGACCGCTACCCGTCGGTGACGGCGCTCATCGCGGACCTGGAAGTGATGGTGCCCGGCAGCCTGCCGTCGCTCTTGCCGGTGAAGCAGACGCGCATGCAGCGCTTCCGCCAGGGCGTGCGCAAGGTGGTGCGCCGCGCGCGGCAGACGGCGGAGGTGCTGACGGTGCTCGCGGCGCTCGGCGTGCTGGGCGTCGCCTGGCTGCGCACCACCGAGCGGCCCGTGCAGCTGCAGCCGGGCGCGGCCCTCACCGGGGAGCTGGGGCCCCAGTCGCCGCGCACCGGGCCGGGGCGCCTGGAAACGGGCCAGGAGAAGCGCACGGTGTCGGTGGGTGACGGGCCGGACCCGCTGTCGCTGCTGGTGGCCGGCCGGGCGGTGGAGTTCGAGGAGAAGGCGCTTGTCTTCCCACCGGAGGACGGGCAGTCGCGCATGGGCCTCGCCCGGGTGGACGTGGTGGGGATGGACGGCGACATCGCCTCGCTCAGCGCCCGCGTGCGCGCCGAGACCCCGCCTCTCACGTGGGAGCGCCGCGCGCGCGCCGTGGCCTTCGGGCCCCCGCCGGACCCGGTGGCCACGCTGCTGCTGCTGGGCAGCAAGGGCCGCTATGTGGCGCTGGTCCACAACGGCGCCGGCGAACCGCTGCGGCTGGAGTGGGCGCTCGGTGAGCGCCGCGGCACCATGCTGGGCCTGGCCTCCCCCGAGGGCGAGGCGGCGCTGGAAATCAAGGTGGACGCCGACGGCATCCTCCAGGCGTACCTGGGCCGGGGCAAGGACCAGCGCGCCATCGCCGAGCCGCTCGACCTGGGGCCGGGATGGATGGAGCACTTCGGCGACGGGCCGGAGCGCGGCCCGGGCATGGCGGAGCGATCCTCCGGCGGGCCGGTGCCCGCGTTCGGCTGCATCGAGGGTACCTGCCGCGCCGAGGGGCTCACCTATATCGTGCGGCAGGCCCCTCCTCCGGGGACGACGGCCCCGGTGCCGCCCGTGCCCGTGGTGCGGACGGTGGCGGCCACCACGGTACCGGCCAAGGCGGTGCCGCCCAAGAAGGTGACGCCGCCCCCGCCGCCCAGGAAGCAGCCCGTCAAGGCGCCCCCCAAGGGCGGCAAGCGGCGGTAG